agatagtatctcatTATGACGCATTTTGTAATatcattttacttttcctagctttttttttacctggcaGGAACAGGCTTCCATAAATAACCACGCTATCAAATTAtgcaaaatgaggaaaaacagTCTTTGACTGACTTATGAGATAGTAACTTTTGAAATCCTACATCATAATTATGGCACACAGTGGCTGAATGGTTAGCACATCTGgctcctgggttcaagccctggggtgtacatttgggtcctttctgtgtggagtttgaatGTACTCCCCGAGCTGCGTGGGGGTTCTCTGGGTACCCCGGCTTCTTCCCACAACATGACTGTTAAAGTCTCTAAAATTGCCAAAACAGTCAAATGTTGAATATCTGTGCTGTTTGATGTAAATGTATAACATTTCTATATCTAAAACAAATGGCAGATGTAAGCACAGACAGCTCTGACTGATACATCGATCAATCTCAAAGCATTTACAGGTTCTAACTGGGCATCACCACCTCCATTAAGACAATATTACTTGCAGTACTTGTATGTAtccatcctttatatttattatcaatatGTTAAATGACTATAAATCGCAAAAACATACTGTATCTTTGCCATTTTCATAAACATTTAGTTAAGTAAatgtgtagtgtgtgagtgtttggctGCCTCTGTATGTGTTTCCCTGTGATAGACTGGCGATACCCCCCACCTAGCGTCTGATAACAGCTGAAGATAAGCACCAGTAGaaccccgcaaccctgaaaaggagcgAGCAggttgaaaaatgaatgaatggatctTCGATCAATATCAGTTGTTGTGTCTCcacagtggaaaaaaaacccaccaaaacacaatcatcactttttattctaAACACACGGAATCACATGTTtatgaaaatgtatattttccttttgtagGTAAACTGTCACAAATGTTATTGAGCAGgggtgggtaaaaaaaaaaaaatctgttgattGTAAAACTGATTTATCTTTAAAATGgattgctttgtgtattttagtacaCATAACATTACACCGTGTTCCCCTCCAGCCACATCTTCTTCACTGGTTTGTAAACACAAGGTcaaatttgatcatttttttacagaagttaactcaaataaagcaaacaaatcagactttgtgaatgaagttgCATTATTTTTTCCCTTCTACCATGATAATGTGGTACCCAAACTTAGTTTTTACAGGAGGGTCTGTGTAGACGGGTTTATCCATGGAGCTGGTGGGCAGAGCGAAGGCAGCGTCTTGGAAAGGTCCAACCATTGATCCTCGCGTCATCCACCCCAAATCACCCTGAAACAGATGcgtttgttcattttaaatatgACCAACAGACATATCACTGTAATCATGTTTTTAGAGATCACAAATGCTTCTATAACGTAACGTAacgtcaatcaatcaatcttttatttgtatagcgccaaatcataaccaatggtatctcaagacactttacagtagagcagtcttaaggacgtaGGTCTCATGTTAatacagggttcctacagttttagtcaaaataaattcaagactttttattgccatttgaaatcaaattttagcataattgtatttatttcaaatacaAAGGGTTAaggaattttttttccccagtgtCTAGTTCAGACGTGCAACTGACTGCccctaaagtaaaaaaaaaaaaaaaaaaaaaaaaaatgagagtaaaatacatgaaaaaaataacaaaaatcactacaataactacaaaaacagccagaaatctataaaacaacaaaaatacaaaaaataaaagccattAAGAAAATTATTTGTTGGACAcgcaatttttgttaaattgacattttccatgttgtttatacatttaaaaaaaattaatgttaccatttgttttgaaatgtgaggctaattacaatcataatagCATGCTTATGTGTTAATAACTGTAATTTTGacacattgatttaagacattttaatgactattaaggctttatttttagattcatgaatttaatgccttttaagactttttaaggatccgtggGACCCGTGTAAAAGAGCTCTGTAGATGCGTTGGTCTGGTGTTGATGTGAAGTATTGTAAATGTGCATCACAGTGAGTAAATTGTTTAGTATCAATAAATAACCTCTTCCTAAAACATAATACATAAATTAGACTGTATCTTTTCTTTCATCAACCAATTTAAAGCTTAAATCATGTTGTGAGCAAAGATGCATTGccagcactaatatgaattgtagttttttaaattattttgatcGACGCTCAACAGCTTACTCCTTGTCTGGCTTTGTCTTCACTGTATTGTGACGCGACTTCACTGAAACGGACTCCAGCCTTCAGCTTTTCCATCGCTTCCATGCACTTGCCATGTTTCTCACAGAGAATGTGTCGAACCTATAAATGAAGCAAGAACAGAGCACAACATGTACCGTAGTTTTTATTACAGTGGAATATGTTAGAATCTACAATAACACTCACACATGGATACATTACTGAAGATGCAGATAGGTTATGAACTGAAGATGAGTACAGTCTTAAATATATTAAACTTTTAGTTCATAAACTAAAAGTTTCATATTTGGATCATACCAACCCATTGTTC
The genomic region above belongs to Gouania willdenowi chromosome 10, fGouWil2.1, whole genome shotgun sequence and contains:
- the pin4 gene encoding peptidyl-prolyl cis-trans isomerase NIMA-interacting 4, with amino-acid sequence MPPKGKGGKVKAGGASGGADAEKKEKVTKGGTSVKVRHILCEKHGKCMEAMEKLKAGVRFSEVASQYSEDKARQGGDLGWMTRGSMVGPFQDAAFALPTSSMDKPVYTDPPVKTKFGYHIIMVEGKK